taactTAGCACTCAAGGTAACCGTCACGAATACAGTGTTTGATTacattaccttaccttatagGCACTTTAGTACTTTACTTGGCACACACGCTTTCAGGTTGGGGCCGGAGATAGGTACCCTTTGTAAGAGAGAGCCGATTTTGAACTAACACCTGCTGTCACTGCCCTCTCTCTCCCATCTTTGCCCTCGAAATCCCTTCCAGTTTTTAACAGTGATTCACAGCTGGCGCGCAGTGCGGAGCAGCGCGTCGGGTGCCTGCCGCAGTGGCCCGGCATGAGCACCTTCTTCTAATAACAAACAGCGAGTGCAAACGCTGCTCCTCCttccctcttcttttcttcacccTCCCTTCTCTCCCGTTCTTTACCCTTCATCCTTCTTTGCAAGCTTCTGCCTGAGATTAGCTACCAGAGGGATCATATTCTCCGAGTTTCCGTTTCCGTTTCCGTTTCCACTTCTACTCTTGCTTTTTATATCGTCAACTTCTTCGTTCGGTACTTTAACGAGTCTCATTACGTCTTGTTAGTATTCGATATGGCATCATCTGCTTCCATCGTGTCGGCCCCTGTAGGACGAAGTGTTTCTACCTCTGGAAATGTGAGTTCGGGTCACCCGGCCCTAGAAATTATGTCACTGACATTGTGCTCTCAGAAGCCACTGGAACCATTGTACGCTCTTTCTGTGAGCGAGTATGTGAATAGACACGAGAATGGTACCATGATCGAACAACGAAATGAAGAGACTATATTAAAACGGTTTAATGATCTTCGAACCCCCTTCAAGGCCTGGCCCATAGCCCAAATTGATTCCTTGGCCAATTCTTTCACCACGACCTGGCTCCTCCTTGTCCCGGTCCCTAAGCAATGCGAAGAAGTCATCTTTCCCGCGCTCACTGACAACTTCCGCATCGAGTTTGAAGAAAGAATAAATCTTTCGAACAAGACCTATTCTCTGGTCAACTTGTCAGCAACACGTGTCAAAAATCCGTATGAGGATATGGAGACCATCGTCGGACCAGAAGTCGTGAAGTGTGCGGCCTTCAATATCCAAGTGCCACGTGCGGTGAAGAACGACGAAGGTGACCAGGAGGTTCTCGAATTAATGGATCATATGAAGACAGCCTCTGCACTTGATAACTTTGAACACATTACATTGGATCCAACGAGTCAACGACATGTCTTCATCACATGGGAGACGTTTTCGAATACCTACGAGGCCGAACTAGCTGCACTATATCGCCTAACTGGAGGTTGCCAAATTGAAAGTCGACAGGTCAGCCCAAAGTGCAAGGCTGCTTTTGAGACAATACTGAAATTCAAGCGATCAAACACGAGTGTTGTGAACCTACACGACATTTTCCCGCACCTTAGGAACCCGCACCACCCAGACCATAGGGTTCGGAGAGCCATTCTGCGACGATTCCGATCCTTTAATAAGGACCACGTGGCAGCATTTCAAGGATTACAGACCATACCGAACGGTCTCTATTTTGTGAATGGATGTCCCGGTGCGGGCAAGACAGAATGGAACATGGTCGTTTCTGCTCTGATTCAGTCAGTACGTCGTCCAGGCGCGAAGAGGCGTTACAATCCCATTCTATTTCTCGTCGACCTCAATAAGActgtcgatgatgctgcGGACCGTTACTGGACCTTGGCCAAGGAGTGTGGCCTTCATCTTCGCATCATTCGAATGCACGGCTGGCCTTATGAAATGAAGAACAGCGAGAGACTGGGCACGAACCAGGCACAAGACAGTGAACAGCAGGCAGACTTCACAAAAAAGTTTTTGACAACTGGAAGCATCGCAAAGGCTTTGAACGGAAGAAACCCCAACAAGGCGCCAACGCTGGATGAAGCTGCCTGGGAGTACTACGAGAAACACAAACATGGTGGCTTTGTGGCGCTCAAGAAGGTGCTCACGCGAATGGAGGCTAAGGAAGTCTTGCACCACGACGACTGGAAATGTCTGCGGAACGAAATTACCAAACTGTACACCGCGGTTTTGAAGCAGACAGACTTCATAGCCACGACACCCGTGGCCGCTTATGGCGGCTTCgctaagctttttaagccGGATGTCATATTTATGGATGAAGCACCCCACGCCAGAGAGCTCACGACGCTCATACCTATCGCCTTCTTTGAGCCAATTGCTTGGATATTTACAGGTGATGTCAAACAGACTCGACCTTTTGTGAAGAGTGGCGATGCACGCGATGCCTTGAAGAAAGGGCTTGAGATGAATCCATATTCTGAGCAGCTACGTCTTAGTCTCATGGAAAGGGCCAATCGACTGGGGGCGATCAATTGTTCATTGTTGATTAACAAGCGAGCGCACGGCAACTTACACAAGCTGCCGTCGGATCTCTTCTATGGCGGAAAGATGTCATCTGGTTACCCATCATCGAAGCAGTTCCCCGAAACGGTTAGCTACCTGAGACGACACCTTGAGGCTCTCGGTAGTGGACAAAGATTGAACGCGAACCGGGCTGTTGTTGCCCTTTCGGAAAGCAAAGAGGAAAACCATTGTCAGAGTTTCTGGAACCCTGTGAATCATCGTTGGGTCTTGGCTCAAGTCAAAAAGCTTTTGCAGGACGCGGCATTCCGAACGATCACAGACGGGAAGCCTGGACGTGTGATGATCGAGACACCATATAGTGTCTCGATGCGTCAATACGCACACGTGGTGAAAGGTTGGCCAGTTGAGTGGCAGGAGAGGACAGAAGTCTTGACAGTAGACAAGGCTCAAGGTAATCAGGCAGATGTGGTTTTCCTCGATATGGTGAGAACCACAAAGCCCGGTTTCATGGATGAGGCACAACGCCTCAACGTGGCAATAACCAGAGCCAGACAAGCGGAAATTGTCCTGATGCACCCTGCAATGACTTTTCGCTTCCGTCAGGGTAAGCGGGTACCAACTGATTACACATCGAAGGTCTGGGAGGATGCAGTTGCGAACGACCGCTTATTCGTGGTCTGATTGTGAAGTCTTCGAGAGGAattcgaggatgatgaagagaagcatGTCTTTCGGTGTTTGTAGCTGTTTGTGTTTGAGCACTTAAAGTTCAGTTGGTTGATAGGACAAATTGGGTctgtatttttattaattaaaggatGTTGGGTTGAGCCAAAGCCGAAGTGTATCGAAGCTTGTACACCGTTTTTCTAAAAAAATGTTGAATGAAAGAGAAATGTCGACAATTATTGCTACCCGCTCCCCTCCAGTCAAGATATGAAGTTAAAACAA
The window above is part of the Fusarium musae strain F31 chromosome 6, whole genome shotgun sequence genome. Proteins encoded here:
- a CDS encoding hypothetical protein (EggNog:ENOG41), with translation MSLTLCSQKPLEPLYALSVSEYVNRHENGTMIEQRNEETILKRFNDLRTPFKAWPIAQIDSLANSFTTTWLLLVPVPKQCEEVIFPALTDNFRIEFEERINLSNKTYSLVNLSATRVKNPYEDMETIVGPEVVKCAAFNIQVPRAVKNDEGDQEVLELMDHMKTASALDNFEHITLDPTSQRHVFITWETFSNTYEAELAALYRLTGGCQIESRQVSPKCKAAFETILKFKRSNTSVVNLHDIFPHLRNPHHPDHRVRRAILRRFRSFNKDHVAAFQGLQTIPNGLYFVNGCPGAGKTEWNMVVSALIQSVRRPGAKRRYNPILFLVDLNKTVDDAADRYWTLAKECGLHLRIIRMHGWPYEMKNSERLGTNQAQDSEQQADFTKKFLTTGSIAKALNGRNPNKAPTLDEAAWEYYEKHKHGGFVALKKVLTRMEAKEVLHHDDWKCLRNEITKLYTAVLKQTDFIATTPVAAYGGFAKLFKPDVIFMDEAPHARELTTLIPIAFFEPIAWIFTGDVKQTRPFVKSGDARDALKKGLEMNPYSEQLRLSLMERANRLGAINCSLLINKRAHGNLHKLPSDLFYGGKMSSGYPSSKQFPETVSYLRRHLEALGSGQRLNANRAVVALSESKEENHCQSFWNPVNHRWVLAQVKKLLQDAAFRTITDGKPGRVMIETPYSVSMRQYAHVVKGWPVEWQERTEVLTVDKAQGNQADVVFLDMVRTTKPGFMDEAQRLNVAITRARQAEIVLMHPAMTFRFRQGKRVPTDYTSKVWEDAVANDRLFVV